Proteins from a single region of Runella sp. SP2:
- a CDS encoding creatininase family protein — translation MLFYASTYSDLNEAAKDKVVVLPLGAIEQHGPHLSVSTDTDIVTYVAQQIEKALPESVLLCPTLPFGSSHHHLSLGGTMSISPELYTQVVMDLVGSLVESGFKKIILLNGHGGNITPVRQALAVLSKRFDVSHQPTIALATYWEVGGKAFAGEPPMESPALSHACEYETSMMLHLFADKVWMERVERAQRPESNGYIPWEDDEPYRGVTVFKQTAFISSNGSSGEPQLGTAEKGKHLVEQAIKGLITFIESFKNWPLSESLR, via the coding sequence ATGCTTTTTTACGCTTCTACATACTCTGACCTCAACGAGGCAGCCAAAGACAAGGTGGTGGTGTTGCCTTTGGGCGCCATCGAACAACACGGCCCACATTTGTCGGTTTCGACCGATACCGACATTGTCACGTACGTTGCTCAGCAGATAGAAAAAGCCTTACCAGAGTCGGTGTTGCTTTGTCCTACGCTGCCTTTTGGGTCGAGCCACCATCATTTATCGTTGGGGGGAACGATGAGTATCTCGCCCGAACTATATACCCAAGTGGTGATGGATTTGGTGGGGTCTTTGGTAGAAAGCGGTTTTAAAAAGATTATTTTGCTCAATGGCCACGGGGGAAACATTACCCCCGTGCGCCAAGCATTGGCGGTGTTGAGTAAGCGTTTTGACGTAAGTCACCAGCCTACTATTGCGTTGGCAACGTATTGGGAAGTTGGAGGAAAAGCCTTTGCGGGGGAACCGCCAATGGAAAGCCCTGCCCTGAGCCACGCGTGTGAATACGAAACAAGCATGATGCTGCACTTATTTGCCGATAAAGTGTGGATGGAACGAGTGGAACGTGCACAACGTCCCGAAAGCAACGGCTACATTCCGTGGGAAGACGATGAGCCGTACCGTGGGGTGACGGTCTTCAAACAAACGGCCTTCATTTCGAGCAATGGCAGCAGCGGCGAGCCTCAATTGGGTACGGCCGAAAAAGGAAAACATTTAGTAGAACAGGCTATCAAAGGATTAATTACATTTATAGAATCATTCAAAAACTGGCCGCTGTCGGAGAGTTTAAGGTAA
- a CDS encoding RidA family protein: MSKKIEIKHPDKAANTGAYSAGVMVGEWLFISGQGPLDLTTGEVIHGTIEEETLLTLSHVQKVVEAAGGTIDDIVKCTVHLENINDFDRYDAAYASFFQGIKPARTTVQSVLSDGIKIEIDAIAIIAQK; encoded by the coding sequence ATGTCAAAAAAAATAGAAATAAAACATCCCGATAAAGCCGCCAATACGGGCGCATATTCGGCAGGAGTAATGGTAGGCGAATGGTTGTTTATCAGCGGACAAGGCCCACTCGACTTGACCACGGGAGAAGTGATTCACGGTACCATCGAAGAAGAAACCCTGCTCACGCTCTCTCACGTGCAGAAGGTAGTCGAAGCCGCAGGGGGAACGATTGATGACATCGTTAAATGCACCGTTCACTTGGAAAATATCAACGACTTCGACCGCTACGACGCGGCCTATGCCTCGTTTTTTCAGGGAATCAAACCCGCCAGAACCACGGTGCAATCGGTATTGTCGGACGGAATTAAAATTGAAATTGACGCGATAGCGATTATTGCTCAAAAATAG
- a CDS encoding 3-hydroxyacyl-CoA dehydrogenase family protein — translation MNQKKRIGTVGLGLMGSSIATCILAAGHEVTSLVKDLSIVDEARQRIHSFLEQLHQESILTERPEEVLKRHTITDDVANMGGHEVVIESIIENVDEKKSVYKKLETVLSPTAIIGSNTSAIPVTVLQSGLQHPERVLGIHWAEPAHITRFMEVICGKDSELEYAYKMVELAESWGKEPSLLKKDIRGFITNRIMYAMLREAFYLVENGYATMEDVDRSLRNDLGYWITFAGPFRFMDLTGIPAYLTVMKDLFPELSNATEAPAFMEDLVSAGAKGVSNAQGFYPYTPESAERWEEKFIEFSYDVRKLAKKYSSSSIENI, via the coding sequence ATGAATCAAAAAAAACGCATTGGTACGGTTGGGCTGGGCCTCATGGGAAGCAGCATTGCTACCTGCATTTTGGCAGCGGGGCATGAGGTGACATCGTTGGTCAAAGACCTAAGCATTGTGGACGAAGCACGGCAGCGTATTCATTCTTTTTTGGAACAACTCCACCAAGAAAGTATTCTGACCGAGCGTCCCGAAGAGGTACTAAAACGCCATACCATCACCGATGACGTGGCTAACATGGGGGGGCATGAAGTGGTGATTGAATCCATCATCGAAAATGTTGATGAAAAGAAAAGTGTCTATAAAAAACTTGAAACGGTGCTTTCGCCCACGGCCATTATTGGTAGCAATACGTCGGCGATTCCCGTCACGGTACTTCAAAGTGGACTCCAACACCCCGAACGAGTGTTGGGAATTCACTGGGCTGAGCCTGCTCACATCACTCGTTTTATGGAGGTAATTTGTGGTAAAGATTCGGAACTAGAATATGCCTATAAAATGGTCGAACTGGCCGAAAGTTGGGGTAAAGAACCTTCGTTGTTGAAAAAAGACATTCGTGGGTTTATCACCAACCGTATCATGTACGCCATGTTGCGCGAAGCATTCTATTTGGTCGAAAACGGCTACGCCACCATGGAAGATGTGGACCGTTCGTTACGAAACGATTTGGGGTACTGGATTACGTTTGCAGGACCGTTCCGATTCATGGACCTGACGGGTATTCCAGCGTACCTTACTGTTATGAAAGACTTGTTTCCAGAACTCAGCAACGCTACCGAAGCACCTGCTTTTATGGAAGACCTCGTGTCGGCAGGTGCCAAGGGCGTTAGCAATGCCCAAGGATTTTATCCCTACACGCCCGAAAGTGCCGAGCGTTGGGAGGAAAAATTCATTGAATTCAGCTATGACGTCCGAAAATTAGCCAAAAAGTATTCATCCAGTTCGATTGAAAATATCTAA
- a CDS encoding mandelate racemase/muconate lactonizing enzyme family protein yields MTTIHTIKATEVIVPAKPGSLNSEEVIDKDAAFAQKFLTGERWTEFANQPKWIIEITLKNGLTGIGETYRSVSKEQLSEAMKTLVGQDVLKLNWRRLPVTDQRIYEAFETAVLDVVGKILNVPVAQLLGGAYRDRVDCFGWTGRRTPEDAAQKAYEAMQKGHKAFKFKCSDEDPVRLWTAEIKKKCGDGIKILLDPNQRWTDVATTLRLMEGVENDIMLGLEDPILHADVAGFKYLRETLGIPMYRHISLPYTQDIRDMIAFVRADAVDGYNFNGSAYNCVLLAEIAHLEGKACWRGSEVDLGISETMGLHIAAASINCTIPSDLFGELVREDDLIVTPIQFENGAALVPQGAGLGIELDRAALEKYKVSEMSYN; encoded by the coding sequence ATGACGACTATCCACACCATTAAAGCCACGGAGGTGATTGTGCCTGCCAAGCCCGGAAGCCTAAATTCGGAGGAGGTAATAGACAAAGACGCCGCCTTTGCCCAGAAGTTTTTGACGGGCGAGCGCTGGACGGAGTTTGCCAATCAGCCCAAGTGGATCATTGAAATTACGCTTAAAAATGGCCTGACGGGCATCGGTGAAACCTACCGAAGCGTGTCAAAAGAGCAGTTGTCTGAGGCCATGAAAACACTGGTTGGGCAAGATGTACTCAAGTTAAACTGGCGTCGATTGCCCGTGACCGACCAACGAATTTACGAAGCTTTTGAGACGGCGGTGCTGGATGTGGTGGGCAAAATACTGAACGTACCCGTCGCTCAATTGCTTGGTGGAGCCTACCGCGACCGCGTCGATTGTTTTGGTTGGACAGGTCGCCGAACCCCCGAAGATGCCGCTCAAAAAGCGTATGAAGCCATGCAAAAAGGCCACAAAGCCTTCAAATTTAAGTGCTCCGACGAAGACCCTGTGCGTTTGTGGACGGCCGAAATCAAGAAAAAATGCGGCGATGGTATTAAAATATTGCTCGACCCCAACCAGCGTTGGACGGATGTAGCTACCACGCTTCGATTGATGGAAGGCGTAGAAAACGACATCATGCTGGGTTTGGAAGACCCCATTTTGCACGCCGACGTGGCAGGATTTAAGTACTTACGCGAAACGCTGGGTATTCCAATGTACCGTCATATTTCGTTGCCATACACCCAAGACATCCGCGACATGATTGCATTTGTTCGTGCCGATGCCGTGGATGGGTATAATTTTAACGGTTCGGCTTATAACTGCGTACTGTTGGCCGAAATCGCTCATTTAGAGGGAAAAGCCTGCTGGAGAGGCTCGGAAGTGGACCTAGGGATTTCGGAAACCATGGGGTTACACATCGCTGCGGCGAGTATTAACTGTACCATTCCCTCTGATTTATTTGGGGAATTGGTGCGCGAAGATGACCTGATTGTAACTCCCATTCAATTTGAAAACGGCGCTGCCCTAGTCCCACAAGGCGCAGGACTCGGCATTGAGCTAGACAGAGCGGCATTGGAGAAGTATAAAGTGAGTGAAATGAGTTATAACTAA
- a CDS encoding DMT family transporter: MSWTILFACNFMWAFHFTSIKLTQDQVGPYFTVWAPMLLATILLGPFVVRDFKKGGKKLSDILVFVQLAALGAFPSQVLMTWGTQYSLASNAAILVLTLPVITAVFAFLILKERMNAARWVSFAIAIIGVALCSTDDIKRVDLSSKYALGNVLIFLAILGNAYYNVGCKKIAEKYTEIEMVFYTYLVMCILLTPLVLYYEPEMFGKIPEFTTNTWIGMISLTVFHNFLSMVLFFKALKYLDATQVALSNYLITFMGLPIAAFWLGEKLNSQAIIGGLLVLVSTLILSIVDSRVQQKKMINNNP, translated from the coding sequence ATGTCTTGGACCATACTGTTTGCTTGTAACTTTATGTGGGCCTTTCATTTTACGAGCATCAAGCTGACGCAAGACCAAGTCGGGCCGTATTTTACGGTATGGGCACCCATGCTACTGGCTACGATTTTGCTGGGGCCGTTTGTGGTACGCGATTTTAAGAAAGGAGGTAAAAAACTCTCCGACATCTTGGTTTTCGTGCAGTTGGCGGCGTTGGGTGCCTTTCCCTCACAAGTACTAATGACATGGGGAACGCAGTATTCTTTGGCCAGTAATGCGGCTATTTTGGTCTTAACATTGCCTGTCATTACGGCGGTTTTTGCCTTTTTGATACTCAAAGAACGCATGAACGCGGCCCGTTGGGTCAGTTTTGCGATTGCGATTATTGGCGTTGCCCTTTGTTCTACTGACGATATTAAGCGAGTCGATTTGAGCTCGAAATATGCCTTGGGGAATGTCCTTATTTTCTTAGCGATTTTGGGAAATGCGTACTACAACGTAGGCTGTAAGAAAATTGCGGAGAAATACACCGAAATCGAAATGGTGTTTTATACCTACCTCGTGATGTGTATTTTGCTTACGCCGCTGGTGCTCTATTACGAACCCGAAATGTTTGGCAAAATCCCCGAGTTTACCACCAATACCTGGATTGGGATGATTTCGCTGACGGTGTTTCATAACTTCCTTTCGATGGTGCTGTTTTTTAAGGCCCTCAAGTACTTGGACGCGACCCAAGTGGCTTTATCCAACTACCTCATTACGTTTATGGGGCTTCCGATTGCCGCTTTTTGGTTGGGCGAAAAGCTTAATTCACAGGCCATTATCGGCGGTCTTTTAGTGCTAGTTTCTACCCTTATTCTTTCGATTGTAGATAGCAGAGTGCAACAGAAAAAAATGATTAATAATAATCCATAA
- a CDS encoding dihydrodipicolinate synthase family protein, whose amino-acid sequence MSELTNELFGVVPIVPTPFTENEEIDENALRNLIDFAIAGGIKAVCLPAYASEFYKLTDEEKLQVVRVAVEHAAGRIKIVAQSNHPSLKVAIRLAQANVAAGADVVSLAVPRIFSLPESSLKQYLSEFLQSIPNTPVLIQDFNPGGASISVEFIKELMDENPNFKYLKLEEPLCAPKFESIIKATKGKVGLFEGWGGLYMLELIPIGIQGVMPGLAVADILQRVFDLRRNGEDGKAFDLFEKVMPQIFFSLQNMELFHYAEKELLIARGVLSNSIARKAAYIPDASSVSYIKELNQRVIDVLNDETYAIRPVAEAV is encoded by the coding sequence ATGTCAGAGCTAACAAACGAGCTATTCGGCGTTGTCCCGATTGTTCCCACACCCTTTACCGAAAACGAAGAAATCGACGAAAACGCCCTTCGCAATTTGATTGATTTCGCCATTGCAGGAGGCATCAAAGCAGTTTGCTTACCCGCCTATGCCAGTGAGTTTTACAAACTTACGGACGAAGAAAAGCTTCAAGTCGTACGAGTAGCGGTGGAGCACGCGGCGGGGCGTATCAAGATTGTGGCACAGTCCAACCACCCATCGCTGAAAGTGGCGATTCGGTTAGCCCAAGCCAATGTAGCAGCAGGTGCCGATGTGGTGTCATTGGCCGTACCTCGTATTTTTAGCCTGCCCGAAAGCTCGCTGAAACAATACCTATCGGAGTTCCTTCAGTCGATTCCCAATACGCCTGTATTGATTCAAGATTTTAACCCAGGTGGCGCTTCCATCAGCGTAGAATTTATCAAAGAGTTGATGGACGAAAACCCGAATTTCAAATACCTCAAACTGGAAGAGCCGCTTTGTGCGCCTAAGTTTGAAAGCATTATCAAAGCGACGAAAGGCAAGGTGGGTTTGTTTGAAGGATGGGGCGGCTTGTACATGCTCGAATTGATACCCATTGGTATTCAGGGAGTAATGCCAGGATTAGCCGTGGCCGATATTCTACAACGCGTGTTTGATCTGCGCCGCAATGGTGAAGATGGCAAAGCATTTGATTTGTTTGAAAAAGTAATGCCGCAGATTTTCTTCTCGTTGCAAAACATGGAATTGTTCCACTACGCCGAAAAAGAATTGCTTATTGCGCGGGGTGTGTTGAGCAACAGCATTGCCCGTAAAGCAGCCTACATTCCAGACGCGTCGAGTGTGAGCTACATCAAAGAGTTAAACCAACGAGTCATTGACGTTCTCAACGACGAAACCTACGCCATTCGCCCAGTAGCCGAAGCAGTATAA
- a CDS encoding SDR family NAD(P)-dependent oxidoreductase, with translation MEITSSKIASERQNVCGEFDGQIAIVTGAASGIGLAIAKKLLAEGAHVALLDFNEKGLQQEFESYGEQTLRIGLDITNETQVQEAVAEVVARFSKVDILVNCVGITGVTNLKSHEVSTENLQKVFDVNFMSCFYTSKAVIPSMLAQKYGRILHIASIAGKEGNAGMLAYSASKAAVIGLTKVQGKEYAEDGITVNALAPAVIRTPLVDAMPEVQVKYMTDKIPMKRCGTLDEAADLAAYIVSSKNSFTTGFTFDLSGGRATY, from the coding sequence ATGGAAATAACATCATCAAAAATTGCCTCGGAGAGGCAAAACGTTTGTGGGGAATTTGACGGGCAAATAGCCATTGTAACAGGAGCGGCATCAGGCATAGGCTTGGCAATAGCCAAAAAACTTCTTGCCGAAGGAGCCCACGTGGCATTGCTTGATTTTAACGAAAAAGGGCTTCAACAAGAATTTGAATCCTATGGCGAGCAGACCCTACGCATTGGACTCGATATTACCAACGAAACACAAGTACAAGAGGCCGTAGCCGAAGTAGTGGCACGTTTCTCAAAAGTGGATATTTTGGTCAACTGTGTGGGCATCACGGGAGTAACCAATTTGAAGAGCCATGAAGTAAGCACCGAAAACTTGCAAAAGGTGTTTGATGTCAACTTTATGAGCTGTTTCTATACTTCTAAGGCAGTGATACCTTCGATGTTAGCCCAAAAATACGGCCGTATTTTGCACATTGCGTCCATTGCAGGGAAAGAGGGTAATGCGGGGATGTTGGCTTACTCAGCTTCCAAAGCGGCGGTGATTGGCCTGACCAAAGTCCAAGGAAAAGAATACGCCGAAGACGGGATTACGGTCAATGCCTTGGCACCTGCAGTGATTCGGACGCCTTTGGTGGATGCCATGCCCGAAGTTCAGGTCAAATACATGACGGACAAAATTCCAATGAAACGTTGTGGTACGTTAGACGAAGCCGCCGACTTGGCTGCCTACATCGTTTCTTCAAAAAACAGTTTCACCACGGGCTTTACCTTCGACTTATCGGGAGGCAGAGCGACATATTAA
- a CDS encoding beta-N-acetylhexosaminidase: protein MKSLILIISSCFWVFTGVFAQNRPSLLPEPTSVQYGNGALAVSNLTLYVPPTASKDIVFILKELQQTLRERSGKPVKMASTLATSRVRYTVKTTGRELPETDEAIKGSTREHYSLSVSAQGIRIEAETSTGLWYAVQTLRQLIQGEGERATIPYVTITDRPTMAFRGVMMDFAHGGLLTVDEIKRQIDFLARWKTNQYYFYNEVSIELEGYSTLNYKANYTQEEVKNIIAYARERHMDVIPFVNFYGHLHELIRNEKYASLAIGRYGHEMDPRNAGVKELLKNWIKQYTSLFKSPFIHVGFDETWETKRLNSTGEKSLNPEALYIQQLTFVSEELKKYGKTLLAWTDMSSFYPDIIKKFPADVIPVIWQYSPDSAATYHYLNPVLNEKRPFFIQPAVSGWGHIYPEASYTYDNIDLCLRAGLRHQTLGFITSVWTDSVEPFVRSSWMFMAYGCISAWQGKSPNQKEFARKYASLVYPNIAQEMGEAFDNIAISVEYLKKCLGKNTQSMPRGTLVEAWSNPFSAYYLTNTEAHMADFREVRKYSEEAQANLIAALKKASKTERKFANSLLVSARLINYSAMRFMWARTVVDRWDYAMVMKKKEDYVIYDLTYPCHSLLVDAMDETGELKREYEAAWLSECMPYRLNSILGRFEVEYSLWRKLHLKVVDFQIQRQKDTPVKSFVEVFNPDF, encoded by the coding sequence ATGAAATCCCTCATTCTGATAATAAGTAGTTGTTTTTGGGTGTTTACGGGGGTTTTTGCCCAAAATCGTCCCAGTTTGCTGCCCGAACCCACTTCGGTTCAGTACGGGAATGGAGCGTTGGCAGTGAGCAACTTGACGCTTTATGTACCTCCGACTGCTTCCAAAGACATTGTTTTTATCCTTAAAGAATTACAACAAACCCTGCGTGAGCGAAGTGGAAAGCCTGTGAAAATGGCTTCCACACTCGCCACGTCGCGGGTGCGCTACACGGTAAAAACGACAGGTCGAGAACTGCCCGAAACCGACGAAGCGATTAAAGGAAGTACGCGCGAACACTATTCGTTGTCGGTATCGGCGCAAGGAATCCGAATAGAAGCCGAGACCTCAACGGGGCTATGGTATGCTGTGCAAACCCTGCGACAACTGATTCAAGGGGAAGGCGAACGCGCTACGATTCCTTACGTGACCATCACCGACCGACCCACCATGGCCTTTCGAGGCGTGATGATGGATTTTGCCCACGGAGGCTTGCTAACGGTGGATGAAATCAAACGTCAAATCGACTTTTTGGCACGTTGGAAAACCAACCAGTATTATTTTTATAACGAAGTAAGCATTGAATTAGAAGGCTATTCTACCCTTAATTACAAAGCCAATTACACCCAAGAGGAGGTGAAAAACATCATTGCGTATGCTCGTGAGCGGCACATGGATGTCATTCCATTCGTCAATTTTTACGGGCATTTGCACGAACTTATTCGGAATGAAAAGTACGCTTCGTTGGCGATTGGTCGCTACGGACACGAGATGGATCCTCGTAATGCAGGTGTGAAAGAATTGCTCAAAAACTGGATTAAACAATACACGTCGTTGTTTAAAAGCCCGTTTATCCACGTGGGTTTTGATGAAACGTGGGAAACCAAGCGTCTGAACAGCACAGGTGAGAAAAGCCTGAATCCCGAAGCGTTGTACATCCAACAGCTGACGTTTGTGAGTGAAGAACTCAAAAAATACGGAAAAACGCTTTTGGCGTGGACCGATATGAGCTCGTTTTATCCCGATATTATCAAGAAATTTCCTGCCGACGTCATCCCCGTTATTTGGCAATATTCGCCCGATTCGGCGGCAACCTACCATTACTTAAACCCTGTTTTGAATGAAAAAAGACCCTTTTTTATTCAACCTGCGGTTTCGGGCTGGGGGCACATTTATCCCGAAGCAAGCTATACCTACGACAATATTGATTTGTGCTTGCGGGCAGGATTGCGGCACCAAACATTAGGCTTTATCACCTCCGTTTGGACCGATTCGGTAGAGCCCTTTGTGCGGTCGTCGTGGATGTTTATGGCCTACGGTTGCATTTCGGCTTGGCAGGGAAAATCTCCTAACCAAAAAGAGTTTGCCCGAAAATACGCATCGTTGGTCTATCCCAACATCGCCCAAGAAATGGGTGAAGCTTTTGATAACATTGCTATTTCGGTCGAATACCTGAAAAAGTGTTTAGGAAAAAATACCCAAAGTATGCCGAGAGGGACGCTGGTAGAGGCGTGGTCGAACCCGTTTTCGGCGTATTATTTGACCAATACCGAAGCGCACATGGCTGATTTTAGGGAAGTTCGGAAATACAGCGAAGAGGCACAGGCTAATCTGATAGCGGCTCTTAAAAAAGCCTCAAAAACCGAACGTAAGTTTGCCAATTCATTGTTAGTATCGGCTCGATTAATCAATTATTCGGCCATGCGGTTTATGTGGGCGCGTACGGTGGTGGATCGCTGGGACTATGCAATGGTGATGAAGAAAAAGGAAGATTACGTCATTTATGATTTGACCTATCCTTGTCATAGTCTGTTGGTGGACGCCATGGACGAAACGGGCGAACTCAAACGTGAGTACGAGGCCGCGTGGTTGTCGGAATGTATGCCGTATCGCCTAAATAGTATTCTGGGGCGTTTTGAGGTGGAGTACAGCTTGTGGCGAAAATTGCACTTGAAAGTGGTTGATTTCCAGATTCAACGCCAAAAAGATACGCCCGTAAAGTCGTTTGTAGAGGTCTTTAATCCTGATTTTTAA
- a CDS encoding Gfo/Idh/MocA family protein, translated as MENNRRNFLKTASATGLGLFAANPFAAYANTPEEWAQVREQADRKRVQKFNMSGYAAPKLDVVRVGFIGLGNRGMGAVERLNKIEGVEIKALCDLRSEKTAAAKKLVEASGHRPQTYDSSPEIWKKLAERTDLDLVYILTPWAFHTPMAVFSMEHGKHVCVEVPAAKTIEEAWQLVDTSERTRKHCMMVENCCYDFSELLTLNLARNGFFGEIIHGEAAYIHNLQTHVFSKTHFYQLWELQEMFQRKGNLYPTHGLGPICQVMDINRGDKMEYLTSMSSSDFVLGNLAKELAAKDDFYKPYVGKSYNGNMSTTTIKTQKGRTIMVQYDVSSPRPYSRIQLVSGTKAVGLKYPEPARYSTGHEWMSAEEYKALEEKYLPPIVKKMGEVAKNVGGHGGMDFLMDWRTIDCLRNGLPLDQDVYDAALWSSIAPLSGWSVANRSNSIDVPDFTGGSWKANAPVDISMTKGGTTKAKV; from the coding sequence ATGGAAAACAACCGTAGAAATTTCTTAAAAACGGCAAGTGCTACGGGATTAGGGCTCTTTGCCGCTAACCCCTTTGCCGCTTACGCCAATACCCCCGAAGAATGGGCACAAGTGCGCGAACAAGCTGACCGTAAGCGGGTTCAGAAATTTAACATGAGTGGCTACGCCGCTCCCAAACTGGACGTAGTTCGGGTTGGGTTTATCGGCTTAGGCAACCGTGGGATGGGGGCCGTTGAGCGATTAAATAAAATCGAAGGTGTCGAAATTAAAGCTTTGTGCGATTTACGTTCTGAGAAAACAGCCGCGGCCAAAAAACTGGTTGAAGCTTCGGGACACCGCCCCCAAACCTACGATAGCAGCCCCGAAATTTGGAAAAAACTCGCCGAACGTACCGATTTGGACTTGGTGTATATCCTCACTCCTTGGGCATTCCATACGCCGATGGCGGTTTTTTCGATGGAGCACGGCAAGCACGTGTGCGTAGAAGTGCCCGCCGCCAAAACCATCGAGGAGGCGTGGCAGTTGGTCGATACCTCGGAGCGCACGCGCAAGCATTGCATGATGGTCGAAAACTGCTGTTATGACTTCTCCGAATTGCTGACGCTCAATTTGGCTCGAAATGGCTTTTTTGGGGAAATTATCCACGGAGAAGCCGCTTATATTCACAATTTACAAACGCACGTTTTTTCCAAAACCCATTTTTACCAATTGTGGGAGCTTCAAGAGATGTTTCAGCGTAAAGGCAACTTGTATCCCACGCACGGATTGGGACCTATTTGTCAAGTAATGGACATCAATCGTGGCGATAAAATGGAGTACCTGACTTCGATGTCGAGTAGCGATTTTGTGTTGGGAAATTTGGCCAAAGAACTTGCCGCCAAAGACGATTTTTACAAGCCTTACGTGGGAAAATCCTACAACGGAAACATGAGTACGACCACGATTAAGACCCAAAAAGGGCGTACCATCATGGTTCAGTACGACGTGTCATCGCCAAGGCCATATTCGCGGATTCAACTGGTGAGTGGGACCAAAGCGGTAGGTTTAAAATACCCCGAACCCGCGCGATATTCAACGGGTCACGAATGGATGTCGGCCGAGGAATACAAGGCGTTGGAAGAAAAATACCTGCCGCCAATTGTGAAAAAAATGGGTGAAGTGGCCAAAAACGTCGGCGGACACGGTGGGATGGATTTTTTGATGGATTGGCGCACCATCGACTGCCTTCGCAATGGCCTTCCGCTCGACCAAGACGTGTATGACGCCGCCCTTTGGAGCAGCATTGCACCGCTGAGTGGCTGGTCGGTGGCCAATCGCTCCAATTCCATTGATGTACCTGATTTTACAGGTGGCTCGTGGAAAGCTAATGCGCCCGTCGATATTTCAATGACCAAAGGCGGCACGACCAAAGCAAAAGTATAG
- a CDS encoding molybdopterin-dependent oxidoreductase yields MIHTSIKLLLSGILVLLFATKGLLAQTISVTGEVKTPLTLTASDLQALERAELTAKDRDGKEHRYAGVLLTTVLRKAGVTLGGELRGENLSKYVIAKAGDGYEVLFSLAEVDAEFSGRTILVADSADGAPLAQGVGPFRLVIPNEKRPARWIRELKSLEIRFAK; encoded by the coding sequence ATGATACATACTTCCATAAAACTACTTTTAAGCGGAATACTGGTCCTTTTATTCGCTACTAAAGGGCTCCTCGCCCAAACCATCTCCGTCACGGGCGAAGTAAAAACGCCGCTGACCCTGACCGCCTCCGACCTTCAAGCATTAGAACGAGCCGAGCTAACTGCCAAAGACCGCGACGGCAAAGAGCACCGCTATGCGGGAGTACTGCTTACGACGGTTCTTCGCAAAGCAGGCGTAACTTTGGGTGGAGAACTTCGCGGTGAAAATCTCTCAAAATACGTGATTGCCAAAGCGGGTGATGGCTACGAAGTGCTGTTTTCGTTAGCCGAGGTGGATGCTGAGTTTAGCGGACGTACTATTTTAGTGGCCGACTCGGCCGATGGTGCACCTTTGGCTCAGGGGGTAGGTCCGTTTCGCTTGGTAATACCCAACGAAAAACGCCCTGCTCGCTGGATTCGGGAGTTAAAATCGCTCGAAATTCGATTTGCTAAATGA